ATAAAATAACAACTGCTTTCCGTAGTTTCTCAAAAACTTTTATTCTGATGTCAATAAAAGGGCTGACAACGATGATGTACCCTGGTTCACCCTTTCCATCTGTTTGTTATTTGTTTatgtatttatttatttatcaattattttgttttatttcgatgctgatttttttttgtttcttttccttgaGAATCAAGAAACGTTCAACGTATTAAGAAACTAAACAATATAGGTCTAAAAGCAACAGTTAGCAGTTTAGAAACCTTACATACAAGTAAATCCTGATTACCGTTAATTTCCGACATGTTAATGAAACAAAGGACCTCGATGATGTAACAGTGTAAACACGAGTAATTTAGATGTACATTATATTATTGttataataatatatacTGATAAGAGTTGAAAACCCTCACTTTAAAAttatatgtatgtataGTGAGGATAGTCATACGCCTCAAAAGACTTTAAGGAAATGAGGAGTGAGAAATGTTATTTctatgaagaaaagagatttttgaatttgtaaTTGTTGCTAATGAAAGGAATTGGCAAAGCTTCATAATAAACCGATTAAAGTTTAAAAAGTTTAAGCCTTGGCAACAGCCTTCTTAACAGCGTATctcttttgcttcttcaaaaccaaaactTGGAATCTTTCGAAGTCAGACAAAGCAGCACGTCTTTCTCTTTGAGCGATCTTCTTAGCCCAGGAAGAAGTAGCCCATTTTTCAGAGACACCAGCAGCAGCCcacttctttgaaacagtAGCAGACTTAGCACCTCTTGGAACAGCAAAGGTCAATGGAGTCAAAACGACTTGACCTAAGTTGATAGCTTGTCTTGGGACACCAGTGGTTGGACCATCAATCAAAGCCTGGAAGGAAATTAAAATTAGACAAGTTAATGTCATGGATATTTTGTTAGTAAAAATTGTTCGATACGAGTTTATGGatagaaacaaaaaaataactAGGAAAAGGACTGTCATGTTCATACCAAGTACGAGAGCCATCGAGTATTAACGACACATTCCTAACCTTACCAGAAGGAGGGAAAACAAACGTAGTCTAAACCTCTCTCTCGATGTCTGTTCAGTACAATAgtttttcattcatttctCAAAGTATACTTTCTTTAACTCGGGAAACAGTTTATCATGAATCATtctttcctcttcctcATATTATTCTTCGGTTCGATCCTATACATCTATGCAACTTTCCCAAATAAAGCATAAGAATACCAGATCGCAGTGTGATCGATATCTGTTCTTATTTCAAATGGAAAGATGGTACTGTACAGGGAATCTCCGTTTCATTATAATCTGTAAAACATACTCTCTTTTGGtcaatgatttc
The genomic region above belongs to Kluyveromyces lactis strain NRRL Y-1140 chromosome B complete sequence and contains:
- the RPL14A gene encoding 60S ribosomal protein eL14 (highly similar to uniprot|P36105 Saccharomyces cerevisiae YKL006W RPL14A and to uniprot|P38754 Saccharomyces cerevisiae YHL001W RPL14B Protein component of the large (60S) ribosomal subunit), with amino-acid sequence MSTDSVVKASNWRLVEVGRVVLVKQGQSAGKLATIVEIIDQKRALIDGPTTGVPRQAINLGQVVLTPLTFAVPRGAKSATVSKKWAAAGVSEKWATSSWAKKIAQRERRAALSDFERFQVLVLKKQKRYAVKKAVAKA